A portion of the Paenibacillus hamazuiensis genome contains these proteins:
- a CDS encoding HD-GYP domain-containing protein, whose protein sequence is MSDVQELHERIRQLEAKNRELTLLVESTHELNKASLTDHPFSINVIQSLVLALDSRDPYTAGHSSRVALYSLWIARKLGVDEEECKHFHRAALMHDIGKIGVPDRILLKADSLNEEEFAVMASHTVIGARILSKMEPEGRMIQATEVAKYHHEKMDGSGYPERLVGDRIPFYARIVAVADAFDAMTTDRPYAKGRSFQEGIKELVRCKGTHFDPRVVDAFESVMKERRFMISSSSSVYSEVNE, encoded by the coding sequence GTGTCCGACGTGCAGGAGCTACATGAGAGAATAAGGCAGCTGGAAGCGAAAAACAGAGAACTCACGTTGCTGGTCGAGTCTACCCACGAACTGAATAAAGCGTCTCTGACCGATCACCCTTTCTCGATCAATGTGATCCAGTCCCTCGTATTGGCGCTCGACTCCCGGGATCCGTATACGGCGGGCCATTCCTCCAGAGTCGCGCTTTATTCCTTATGGATAGCCAGAAAGCTGGGCGTTGACGAAGAGGAGTGCAAGCATTTTCACAGGGCCGCGTTAATGCACGATATCGGCAAAATCGGCGTGCCGGATCGAATTCTGCTGAAGGCAGACAGTTTGAATGAGGAAGAGTTTGCCGTCATGGCCTCGCATACGGTCATCGGTGCGCGGATTCTTTCGAAGATGGAGCCTGAGGGAAGAATGATCCAGGCTACGGAGGTAGCCAAGTATCACCACGAGAAGATGGACGGGTCGGGGTATCCGGAACGGCTGGTCGGCGACAGAATCCCGTTTTATGCGAGAATTGTCGCGGTTGCGGACGCGTTTGACGCAATGACGACCGACCGGCCATATGCAAAAGGCCGCAGCTTTCAGGAAGGCATCAAAGAGTTGGTCCGCTGCAAGGGAACACATTTTGACCCTCGGGTGGTCGACGCGTTTGAAAGTGTCATGAAGGAGAGGCGGTTCATGATTTCGTCATCAAGTTCCGTTTACAGCGAGGTGAACGAGTGA
- a CDS encoding stalk domain-containing protein, producing the protein MKKLGTVFVTSVMAAALIGGNAAWGADISKGVTGGEGQILTDVSTYAGVGDFGSFNTVRLFSSFRNTAGLLALSDGSLIVSDMKNHLLRKVSGGDVSNFAGVIIQKDGKGFPVGGRMDGKADKSVFQEPAGLAADASGNIYVADAANNAIRKISVSGDVTTIAGNGVQGNKDGSGAEATFYHPMDVAVAADGTVYVADSLNHLIRSISPAGKVTTLNGQSERVVQVAPGQYVPAGDYKDGNLASALFNEPSGLAIDSKGNLYVSDSGNQRIRYIDFAQGQVTTVAGASMAENKSSLYEKSELYATGDFADGNASEALFNFPMGIALTSEGGLVIADSLNHSIRYLYGGKVTTLAGSALRKSGETDGIDRYAEFKNPTDVAVSADGNIFVADAYNNKVRRLDLYSLPANLPKDDSVKVAYGSKWIEFDAQPEIVNDRTMVPVRAITETLGYKVTYSDEGRSVQLSKGNVTIELYIDKTGIKRKEAGKDDIFKATDVAPYIKQDRTYVPVRFFAEEIGLDVQWNNETRTAILRGKTFVKE; encoded by the coding sequence ATGAAAAAACTGGGCACAGTGTTCGTCACTTCGGTGATGGCAGCAGCATTAATCGGCGGTAACGCCGCATGGGGAGCCGACATTTCCAAAGGCGTTACCGGAGGAGAAGGTCAGATCTTAACGGACGTCTCTACTTACGCGGGAGTAGGAGACTTCGGATCGTTCAACACGGTACGTCTGTTTTCATCGTTCCGCAATACGGCCGGTCTATTAGCTTTAAGCGACGGATCGTTGATCGTATCCGATATGAAAAACCACCTGCTCCGGAAAGTATCCGGAGGCGATGTATCGAACTTTGCCGGAGTGATCATCCAAAAAGACGGCAAAGGGTTTCCGGTCGGCGGCAGGATGGACGGAAAAGCCGACAAATCCGTTTTCCAGGAGCCGGCGGGACTCGCTGCTGACGCGAGCGGCAATATTTATGTAGCCGATGCGGCTAACAATGCGATTCGTAAAATCAGCGTGTCCGGCGATGTAACGACGATTGCCGGCAACGGCGTTCAAGGGAATAAAGACGGTTCGGGTGCTGAAGCTACATTTTATCATCCAATGGACGTTGCGGTAGCCGCGGACGGCACCGTCTATGTAGCGGATTCCTTAAATCATTTGATCCGCAGCATAAGTCCGGCGGGAAAAGTTACGACGCTGAACGGTCAGTCGGAGCGCGTCGTTCAAGTGGCTCCGGGACAGTATGTCCCCGCAGGGGATTACAAGGACGGGAATCTCGCCTCCGCCTTGTTTAACGAGCCGTCGGGACTGGCGATCGACAGCAAGGGGAATTTGTATGTAAGCGATTCGGGCAATCAACGGATCCGTTATATCGATTTCGCTCAAGGGCAAGTCACGACGGTGGCCGGTGCCAGCATGGCGGAAAACAAGAGCTCCCTTTACGAAAAGTCCGAATTATATGCTACCGGCGATTTTGCCGACGGCAACGCTTCGGAAGCGCTGTTTAATTTTCCGATGGGCATTGCGCTTACCTCGGAGGGCGGCCTGGTCATAGCGGACAGCTTGAATCATTCGATCCGCTATTTATACGGAGGCAAGGTGACGACGCTTGCCGGTTCCGCGCTGAGGAAGTCCGGAGAAACCGACGGCATCGACCGATACGCCGAATTCAAAAATCCGACGGACGTAGCCGTATCGGCCGATGGCAACATCTTCGTCGCCGACGCGTATAACAATAAAGTCCGCCGCCTTGATCTGTACAGTTTGCCGGCCAATCTGCCGAAGGACGACAGCGTCAAAGTTGCATACGGCTCCAAGTGGATCGAATTCGATGCCCAGCCGGAAATCGTAAACGACCGCACGATGGTACCGGTCCGGGCGATTACCGAAACCCTCGGGTATAAGGTGACTTACAGCGATGAAGGCCGAAGCGTTCAGCTTTCCAAGGGCAATGTCACCATCGAGCTGTACATCGATAAGACCGGCATCAAGCGGAAGGAAGCCGGCAAGGACGATATCTTCAAGGCAACCGATGTTGCTCCTTATATTAAACAGGACCGCACCTACGTGCCTGTCCGGTTTTTTGCGGAAGAGATCGGGCTCGACGTTCAATGGAATAATGAAACGAGAACGGCTATCCTTCGCGGCAAAACGTTTGTGAAAGAATAA
- a CDS encoding DUF3307 domain-containing protein, translated as MKGINSFDILLLAHLIGDFLLQNEWMAFNKQKRWLPLLVHSAVYTIAIAAASFALLDQPLSVYGILLVFAGHIVLDRGSFIAWWYKRVTRCTDPKTWWLKVVYDQTFHLILLYAALQLG; from the coding sequence GTGAAAGGGATCAATTCTTTCGATATATTATTGCTTGCGCATTTGATCGGCGATTTTTTGCTGCAAAACGAGTGGATGGCCTTCAACAAGCAGAAGCGGTGGCTTCCGCTGCTCGTGCATAGTGCCGTATACACGATTGCGATCGCCGCAGCTTCGTTCGCTTTGCTCGATCAGCCGCTTTCGGTATACGGGATTTTGCTCGTATTCGCGGGGCATATCGTACTCGACCGAGGATCGTTTATCGCTTGGTGGTACAAGCGGGTTACGCGGTGCACCGATCCGAAAACGTGGTGGCTCAAAGTCGTTTACGATCAAACGTTTCACCTGATTTTGCTTTATGCGGCGCTGCAGCTTGGTTGA
- a CDS encoding L,D-transpeptidase family protein, which produces MKTKDHEEQLREFFKHHPDNDPLYLKRYVKEHPDNKMAWYLLGREYAAQGKQGKALYCFTKAGEVYEAFEEQAAPVIEEESKDDPLQQKQMRRKGFLPWTRRIIFVMLAALLLFYIPSPAYEREGESMPASIPPAEVQQTKVYYIAKEKTKENVGAALQEIIVKEKLTNYSILVQGQPSPDNKWIWWLKKPQVLLSVEGKADSAQLQIEYHDAASCDCQPTEPVKPLAIFAPWAAQQEQELILRSALAAFYRINGRLPADLPELSRPYPDNLLPGVTPYMEEKYRKEKDLLGSEAVKLATAPAADSAAVPKTQQTFAKPLTEPLQIVIDKTAHRLALVSGSIILRSYPVGLGGAKTPEAEFVISEKVRNPNGKSNGEFGSRGMTLGDTLYAIHGTNKPASIGKDESHGCIRMLQQDVEELFDMVPLGTKVTIGKGLLPPDIERSGTPFQMPLFSEETNPGKVYKWLD; this is translated from the coding sequence GTGAAAACGAAGGATCACGAGGAGCAGTTGCGCGAATTTTTCAAGCATCATCCGGACAATGATCCCCTTTATTTGAAAAGATACGTCAAGGAGCATCCCGACAATAAAATGGCCTGGTACTTGCTCGGAAGGGAGTATGCCGCACAGGGAAAACAGGGCAAGGCGCTATACTGTTTTACGAAGGCCGGAGAAGTGTACGAAGCGTTTGAGGAGCAGGCGGCCCCGGTCATTGAGGAAGAGAGCAAGGACGACCCTTTGCAGCAAAAGCAAATGCGGCGTAAAGGTTTCTTGCCTTGGACGAGACGAATCATTTTTGTGATGCTGGCGGCGCTGCTGCTTTTTTACATACCGTCTCCGGCTTACGAACGGGAAGGAGAGAGCATGCCGGCAAGCATCCCTCCGGCAGAAGTGCAGCAAACGAAAGTATATTATATCGCCAAGGAAAAAACGAAAGAAAACGTAGGCGCGGCGCTGCAGGAAATCATTGTCAAAGAGAAGCTGACCAACTATTCGATCCTGGTGCAAGGACAACCGAGCCCCGATAATAAATGGATTTGGTGGCTGAAAAAACCTCAGGTGCTGCTTTCCGTCGAAGGGAAAGCCGATTCCGCACAGCTGCAAATCGAATACCATGATGCGGCAAGCTGCGACTGTCAGCCCACGGAACCGGTGAAGCCGCTCGCTATTTTTGCACCATGGGCGGCTCAGCAGGAGCAGGAGCTCATATTGCGCTCAGCGCTGGCTGCTTTTTACCGCATCAACGGCAGGCTTCCTGCGGATCTTCCGGAGCTGAGCAGGCCGTACCCGGACAACTTGCTGCCGGGGGTAACTCCTTATATGGAAGAAAAATATCGGAAGGAAAAAGATTTGCTCGGATCGGAGGCGGTGAAGCTCGCGACAGCGCCGGCCGCGGACTCCGCAGCCGTCCCGAAAACGCAGCAAACGTTCGCCAAACCGCTTACGGAACCGCTGCAAATCGTCATCGACAAGACGGCGCACCGTTTGGCGCTGGTCAGCGGCAGCATTATTCTCCGCAGCTATCCGGTAGGACTGGGAGGGGCGAAGACGCCGGAAGCGGAATTTGTAATTTCGGAGAAGGTAAGAAATCCGAACGGCAAATCGAATGGCGAGTTCGGCAGCCGCGGGATGACGCTCGGGGATACGCTTTATGCGATTCATGGCACCAACAAGCCGGCCAGCATCGGCAAGGACGAATCCCACGGCTGCATCCGCATGCTGCAGCAGGATGTGGAGGAGCTGTTCGACATGGTGCCGCTCGGCACCAAAGTGACGATCGGCAAAGGGCTGCTGCCCCCTGACATTGAAAGAAGCGGCACCCCGTTTCAGATGCCGCTGTTTAGCGAAGAGACAAACCCTGGAAAAGTATACAAGTGGCTGGATTGA
- a CDS encoding DUF309 domain-containing protein, with translation MIYDRLYVLFVYYFNIERDYFECHEVMEELWLEEGRNPLYQGLLQVAVGLYHHLNGNPNGSVKLFTAAVDKLQAYPDVTHGIRLGKLLADSRDYLAKLHRLASHPFDPYDLDIEIVDPDLAQLVEELRLHPPQAEEEH, from the coding sequence ATGATCTACGACCGGCTGTATGTGCTGTTTGTATATTATTTCAATATTGAAAGAGATTATTTCGAGTGTCATGAAGTGATGGAGGAGCTTTGGCTGGAGGAAGGCCGCAATCCGCTGTATCAAGGTTTGCTGCAGGTTGCGGTCGGCTTGTACCACCATCTCAACGGCAATCCGAACGGCTCCGTCAAGCTGTTTACCGCGGCGGTGGACAAACTGCAGGCATACCCCGACGTGACCCACGGCATTCGGCTCGGCAAGCTGCTCGCGGACAGCCGGGATTATCTCGCGAAGCTGCACCGGCTGGCGTCGCATCCTTTCGATCCTTACGATCTCGACATCGAGATCGTCGACCCTGATCTTGCGCAGCTCGTTGAAGAGCTGCGCCTTCATCCGCCGCAGGCGGAAGAAGAGCATTGA
- a CDS encoding quinone-dependent dihydroorotate dehydrogenase, giving the protein MLYKTIAKPVLFRMDPEKAHHLTIDGLSTAARIPGAMALLRGMYGVAESKELAMELWGIHFPNPIGLAAGLDKNAKAVTGFSSIGFGFMEVGTVTPKPQAGNELPRLFRLPPDLALINRMGFNNVGIDGMVENLRQTGKRRIPLAINIGKNKTTPNEKAEDDYRACIRALYEYGDFFVVNISSPNTPDLRNLQHGDDLSRLLAAVTEEMAAQQAKHSAAAKPILVKIAPDLNDDEVAYTIHTIQNSGVSGVIASNTTISREGLTHPNKGETGGLSGRPLTERSTRLIYQIYKATQGKLPIIGSGGIFSAQDAYEKIRAGASLVEVYTALIYEGPGLLQSINNGLRELMRRDGYTHISQAIGAAHRGN; this is encoded by the coding sequence ATGTTGTATAAAACTATCGCGAAGCCGGTGCTGTTTCGCATGGACCCCGAGAAGGCGCACCATTTGACGATCGACGGCTTGAGCACGGCGGCCCGCATCCCGGGGGCGATGGCACTGCTTCGCGGAATGTACGGAGTTGCTGAGTCGAAGGAACTCGCCATGGAGCTATGGGGCATACATTTTCCGAACCCGATCGGACTGGCGGCAGGGCTTGATAAAAATGCCAAAGCGGTGACCGGATTTTCTAGCATCGGCTTCGGCTTTATGGAGGTCGGCACGGTGACGCCAAAGCCGCAGGCAGGCAATGAGCTGCCCAGGCTGTTCCGCCTTCCTCCCGATCTGGCGCTGATCAACCGGATGGGCTTCAACAATGTCGGTATCGACGGGATGGTGGAAAACCTGCGCCAGACCGGAAAACGCCGCATCCCGCTTGCCATCAACATCGGCAAAAATAAAACGACGCCTAATGAAAAGGCGGAGGACGATTACCGTGCGTGCATTCGCGCGCTCTATGAATATGGCGATTTTTTCGTGGTCAATATCAGCTCGCCGAATACGCCGGATTTGCGGAACTTGCAGCATGGCGACGACTTGTCCCGTCTGCTGGCCGCCGTAACGGAGGAGATGGCTGCCCAGCAGGCGAAGCACTCGGCGGCGGCAAAGCCGATTTTGGTGAAGATCGCACCGGATTTGAACGACGACGAAGTCGCTTATACGATCCATACGATTCAAAATAGCGGGGTCTCCGGGGTTATTGCATCGAATACGACGATCAGCCGGGAAGGGCTCACACACCCGAACAAAGGCGAAACCGGGGGGCTAAGCGGACGACCGCTCACCGAACGCTCCACGCGGCTTATTTATCAAATATACAAAGCGACGCAAGGAAAATTGCCGATCATCGGGTCGGGAGGGATTTTTTCCGCGCAGGACGCATATGAAAAAATACGGGCCGGAGCCAGTCTGGTCGAAGTGTATACGGCACTCATTTATGAAGGCCCGGGTCTCCTGCAAAGCATCAACAATGGCTTGAGAGAGCTTATGCGCCGGGACGGGTACACCCACATCTCGCAAGCTATAGGAGCGGCACATCGGGGCAATTGA
- a CDS encoding CHASE2 domain-containing protein, with translation MKSAVKKSTVIAAGNVLVVFICLILFASGALGVLSNAVYDFNMKNTMSHEPHEDIVVVGIDTDSIKAVGPYPWDRKVYAQLINLLEKAGAKVIAFDIELYTESNKPESDKALADELAKYKNIIIPSHADLEGDLSRSTKVKKGELVTADSIVHPIPIFAKSAQKAHINATFDNDGIVRNNWLQINTPDGIFLTMGLKAAELAGADIKPYLELPTLPNHPKSEIAINWEASEYDFETIPFIKVLNGGVPESAFKDRIVFIGYTAPGSDEGTTPIEKRIHMVYAHANIASQILKGDKVTFANSWIPLLLAVIVIAVIGFLTWRLKAIASVVLTLATTVGLLVLQFFIFKSSSTVVDMVGVVTCGLVTYLGNIAMKTYFETKQKNYITKQFGRYISPDLVKEIASSDQEIKLGGISKELTILFLDVRGFTPLSEKLKPEEVVGFLNMMFDLITERALVNHGTIDKFIGDAAMILYNAPLDVPNHPYYAVKTAYDIQKGMEKVRADVLEKYGVTISVGIGINTGEVVVGNIGSYLRVDYTAIGDNVNTAARIESNTSPNQILVSEVTYELTKDYFEYNFAGEKLMKGKSVPLKLFEVTGLKGAPSDAAERRENASGHAS, from the coding sequence ATGAAATCCGCCGTCAAAAAATCGACCGTGATTGCCGCGGGGAACGTGCTGGTCGTCTTCATTTGTCTTATACTGTTTGCTTCTGGGGCATTGGGGGTTTTATCGAACGCGGTTTACGACTTCAACATGAAAAACACGATGTCGCACGAACCGCACGAAGACATCGTCGTGGTCGGAATCGATACCGATTCGATCAAAGCGGTCGGACCTTACCCGTGGGATCGCAAGGTGTACGCGCAGCTTATCAATTTGCTGGAAAAAGCGGGAGCCAAAGTAATCGCCTTCGATATTGAGCTTTACACGGAAAGCAACAAACCGGAGAGCGATAAAGCGCTGGCCGACGAGCTTGCGAAGTACAAGAACATCATTATCCCGTCCCATGCCGATCTGGAAGGAGATCTTTCCCGTTCAACCAAGGTGAAAAAGGGCGAACTCGTCACGGCGGATAGCATCGTACACCCGATTCCGATCTTTGCAAAGTCGGCTCAGAAAGCGCACATCAACGCAACCTTTGACAACGACGGCATAGTTCGGAATAACTGGCTGCAAATCAACACGCCGGACGGCATATTTCTCACCATGGGCCTCAAAGCCGCGGAATTGGCCGGCGCTGACATTAAGCCGTATCTGGAGCTGCCTACACTGCCGAATCATCCAAAGTCGGAAATCGCGATCAACTGGGAAGCGAGCGAATACGATTTCGAAACGATTCCATTCATTAAAGTATTGAACGGCGGAGTGCCCGAAAGCGCCTTTAAAGACCGGATCGTCTTTATCGGATACACGGCTCCGGGCTCCGACGAGGGGACTACGCCGATTGAGAAACGTATACATATGGTTTACGCCCACGCCAACATCGCCAGCCAAATTTTAAAAGGGGATAAGGTGACGTTTGCAAACAGCTGGATTCCTTTGCTGCTGGCCGTTATCGTGATTGCCGTTATCGGATTCCTCACATGGAGGCTCAAGGCGATTGCCAGCGTCGTCTTGACGCTGGCCACGACGGTCGGTCTGCTCGTATTGCAATTTTTCATCTTTAAATCTTCTTCCACCGTGGTGGATATGGTCGGTGTCGTGACATGCGGACTGGTTACTTATTTGGGCAATATCGCGATGAAAACTTACTTTGAGACAAAGCAAAAAAACTACATTACGAAACAGTTCGGCCGCTATATATCCCCTGACCTGGTCAAGGAGATTGCCAGCAGCGACCAGGAAATCAAGCTCGGCGGCATCAGCAAGGAGCTGACGATTTTGTTCCTCGACGTGCGCGGGTTTACGCCCTTGTCCGAGAAACTGAAGCCGGAAGAAGTCGTCGGATTCCTGAACATGATGTTCGACTTGATCACCGAAAGAGCGCTGGTTAACCACGGGACGATCGACAAATTTATCGGGGATGCCGCGATGATTTTGTATAATGCTCCGCTGGACGTTCCGAACCATCCTTATTACGCGGTAAAAACCGCATACGATATCCAGAAGGGGATGGAGAAAGTGCGCGCCGACGTTTTGGAGAAATACGGAGTGACGATCAGCGTCGGTATCGGGATCAACACCGGCGAAGTGGTCGTCGGCAATATCGGTTCGTACTTGCGCGTAGACTATACGGCGATCGGCGACAATGTCAACACCGCTGCGCGGATCGAGTCCAATACGAGCCCGAATCAAATTTTGGTTTCCGAAGTCACTTACGAACTGACGAAAGATTATTTTGAGTACAATTTTGCCGGAGAAAAGCTGATGAAAGGAAAAAGCGTTCCGCTTAAACTGTTTGAAGTGACCGGCCTGAAAGGCGCACCTTCCGATGCTGCAGAACGCAGGGAGAATGCATCCGGCCACGCGTCCTAG
- a CDS encoding GTP pyrophosphokinase produces MDGRDWRRFLMPYEQAVEELKVKFKTLRTELKSREEYAPIEFVTGRVKKISSVLEKAKRLNVPMDQLEKGIEDIAGIRIMCQFVEDIERIAELIRAREDMTVQYEKDYVRNKKPSGYRSYHIIVEYPVQTALGMKRVLAEVQIRTLAMNFWATIEHSLNYKYKEALPEDVRSRLSRAAEAAYKLDQEMSSIRDEIMEAQKLFEDKSNIVNRVLNGIQELYFYHRVREAAQFQLRFNELWEMEDGWHLKELSKEIEQAVARAKKEKE; encoded by the coding sequence ATGGATGGACGGGATTGGAGACGTTTTTTAATGCCATATGAGCAGGCGGTGGAGGAGCTAAAGGTCAAGTTCAAGACGCTGCGCACCGAGCTGAAAAGCAGGGAGGAATACGCACCGATCGAATTCGTGACCGGCCGCGTGAAAAAAATATCGAGCGTTCTGGAAAAGGCGAAACGGCTGAATGTCCCTATGGATCAGCTGGAAAAAGGCATCGAGGACATCGCAGGCATCCGCATCATGTGCCAGTTCGTCGAAGATATCGAGCGGATCGCCGAACTTATCCGCGCTCGCGAGGACATGACCGTGCAGTACGAAAAGGACTACGTGCGCAATAAAAAGCCGAGCGGTTACCGCAGCTACCACATCATCGTCGAGTACCCGGTACAAACGGCGCTAGGCATGAAGAGAGTGCTGGCGGAGGTGCAAATCCGCACGCTGGCGATGAATTTTTGGGCGACGATCGAGCACTCGCTGAACTATAAGTATAAGGAGGCGCTCCCGGAGGACGTACGAAGCCGGCTGAGCCGCGCCGCAGAGGCAGCCTATAAGCTGGATCAGGAAATGAGCAGCATCCGCGACGAAATTATGGAAGCGCAGAAGCTGTTTGAAGATAAATCGAACATCGTAAATCGTGTGCTGAACGGCATTCAGGAGCTTTATTTCTACCATCGGGTAAGGGAAGCGGCCCAATTTCAACTGCGGTTTAACGAGCTGTGGGAGATGGAGGACGGCTGGCATTTGAAGGAGCTGTCGAAAGAAATCGAGCAGGCGGTGGCCCGGGCGAAAAAGGAAAAAGAGTAA
- a CDS encoding FecR family protein, which produces MGNYMALRMNGRSFLAMILVFSLIFGLLSSVLAKPVQAKSSARAAIVAEVNGTVTVKKAGGSKSYSAYVDMSLNQGDYISTGAGSSVVLRVSDRQDEITLGENSDFYISDLANQGDGSTSKFKMWAGSMWVKVKSLVSSEDEFEVETPTAVMGVRGTHYYAGVSPITGETTAAVFGGFIRVSSVTATENEETKKSIQENKVVYLYPAQQINLDSRTEVPDLRLKVSLINPAEIVKQASPKVLEALIKDKPSIDLENSQFIDKQKQLLGQGTEFKDDNSILRLKSTEDLSKVEGNLNNFINAIAKQAIDEKKIQEQVITDTNKTIPDPNRKIDLERTGLDNSAGIDPEEQRLRDELLKSIQAQNNDPAAEEQRRLIEAQQNLASLLQQILQDRQKLEETNKAVEKQNNQKAAEKAQQQTGTPSNNGNGGGGSNSSGSSGGSNNKPNPPVVTSPTGPATVTNPVKVALTAKAGSTIRIYNNGTEIASGTGNGGTPTEILLGNLAPGTYNFTARAFSGSDGSSSVTIPAITVVSENTAPNAPTIVSPTQPVTVNNPVSVTVKAQSGATVIIYNNETEMGRGTGAGDTEVVISLGSLNPGTYNLTARAYIGSAASETVPIPAITVASGNTVSEPSLLFKPGTVQGSTANVILSLKDFTGSKQLYAIEAHLLYSDKLKYEGSGTVAKVSTNVFGLSQSAETLTEHTNTAKTETELIYAATNYELTGGAPSQNIEVKGEKQLVTIPLAIKSSDTAAIPVKLIYYKIVDKDGNVVKESKDPIEISVPVNNG; this is translated from the coding sequence GTGGGGAATTACATGGCTTTACGAATGAACGGCAGGTCCTTTTTGGCAATGATTTTAGTGTTTTCGCTCATTTTCGGGCTATTATCGTCGGTTTTGGCCAAGCCGGTCCAGGCAAAATCGTCGGCAAGGGCGGCGATCGTTGCCGAAGTGAACGGAACCGTTACCGTGAAAAAAGCCGGCGGCTCCAAGTCCTATTCCGCTTATGTGGACATGAGCTTGAATCAAGGCGATTACATATCTACCGGCGCAGGCTCTTCCGTTGTGCTTCGTGTATCGGACCGTCAGGACGAGATTACGCTCGGCGAAAACTCTGATTTTTACATTTCCGATTTGGCGAACCAGGGAGATGGCTCTACTTCCAAATTCAAAATGTGGGCCGGCTCGATGTGGGTGAAAGTGAAAAGCCTTGTAAGCTCGGAGGACGAGTTCGAGGTCGAAACGCCGACAGCGGTGATGGGCGTCCGCGGCACCCATTATTACGCGGGTGTTTCTCCGATAACCGGCGAGACTACGGCAGCGGTTTTCGGCGGCTTCATTCGCGTCTCGTCGGTTACCGCAACGGAAAACGAAGAAACGAAAAAATCGATCCAGGAAAATAAAGTGGTCTACTTGTACCCGGCCCAGCAGATCAACCTCGATTCCAGGACGGAAGTACCGGATTTGAGACTGAAGGTGTCGCTGATTAATCCGGCGGAGATCGTCAAACAAGCTTCTCCTAAGGTACTCGAGGCTCTGATTAAGGATAAGCCTTCCATCGATCTGGAAAACAGCCAATTTATCGATAAGCAGAAGCAATTGCTCGGGCAAGGAACGGAATTCAAGGATGACAACTCCATCCTGAGACTGAAGTCAACGGAGGACTTGTCGAAGGTTGAGGGCAACCTGAACAATTTCATCAATGCGATCGCGAAACAGGCGATTGACGAGAAAAAAATCCAAGAGCAGGTCATCACCGATACGAACAAAACCATTCCGGATCCGAACAGAAAGATTGACCTCGAAAGAACCGGGCTTGACAATTCCGCCGGAATAGATCCGGAGGAGCAAAGGCTTCGAGATGAGCTGCTGAAATCGATTCAAGCGCAAAATAACGATCCGGCAGCGGAAGAGCAGCGGCGTTTAATTGAAGCACAGCAAAATTTAGCAAGCCTGTTGCAGCAAATTCTTCAAGATCGCCAAAAGCTGGAAGAGACGAATAAAGCGGTCGAAAAACAAAATAATCAGAAGGCGGCGGAGAAAGCTCAGCAGCAGACGGGCACACCTTCGAATAACGGCAATGGCGGCGGAGGAAGTAATAGCAGCGGCAGCAGCGGAGGATCTAACAACAAACCGAATCCTCCGGTCGTAACAAGTCCAACCGGACCTGCCACGGTGACGAATCCGGTTAAGGTAGCGTTGACGGCAAAGGCAGGGTCAACCATCCGAATTTATAACAACGGAACCGAAATCGCCAGCGGTACGGGGAACGGTGGCACGCCGACAGAAATCTTGCTCGGCAACCTGGCTCCCGGTACATATAATTTTACCGCGCGTGCCTTCTCGGGAAGCGACGGAAGTTCCAGCGTAACGATTCCGGCCATTACGGTGGTATCTGAGAATACCGCTCCGAATGCGCCTACGATAGTAAGTCCGACGCAACCCGTAACGGTTAACAATCCGGTTTCGGTGACTGTGAAGGCCCAGTCCGGAGCAACCGTTATAATTTATAATAATGAAACCGAAATGGGAAGAGGCACAGGAGCCGGAGATACGGAGGTCGTCATTTCGCTGGGAAGCTTGAACCCGGGAACGTACAATTTGACCGCGCGTGCCTATATCGGCAGCGCAGCGAGCGAGACCGTCCCAATCCCGGCCATAACGGTGGCGTCTGGAAACACTGTTTCGGAGCCAAGCCTGCTGTTTAAGCCGGGAACCGTGCAAGGATCGACGGCGAACGTTATTTTATCGTTGAAAGATTTCACGGGTTCTAAGCAGCTGTACGCCATTGAAGCGCATCTGCTTTACTCCGATAAGCTGAAATACGAGGGAAGCGGTACGGTTGCCAAGGTTTCCACAAATGTGTTCGGCTTGTCCCAAAGCGCGGAAACATTAACGGAACATACAAACACAGCTAAAACGGAAACCGAGCTTATTTACGCGGCCACCAATTATGAGCTGACGGGCGGAGCGCCGAGCCAAAATATCGAAGTCAAAGGCGAGAAGCAGTTGGTTACCATTCCGCTTGCCATCAAATCGAGCGATACGGCAGCCATACCGGTCAAGCTGATTTATTATAAAATCGTGGACAAAGATGGCAATGTCGTTAAGGAGTCCAAAGATCCGATTGAAATTTCCGTTCCTGTAAATAACGGTTAA